A genomic region of Microlunatus sagamiharensis contains the following coding sequences:
- a CDS encoding ATP-dependent DNA ligase produces MDLPVMPPVAPMLAKSVKEIPTGDLTYEPKWDGFRSVIFRDGDEVEIGSRNGKPMTRYFPEVVEAVLASFPERAVIDGEIVVVDPASGERLEFEVLQQRIHPAVSRVTKLSQETPASFVAFDLLAWGDEDWSARPYADRRAALERALADAQPPVHLTPVTTDPAVAQEWFTQFEGAGLDGVVAKPNALRYSPDKRVMFKIKHARTADCVVAGYRVHKSGPDSIGSLLLGLYDDEGQLANVGVIGAFPAARRKELFTELQPLVTTFDEHPWAWAKQEEGTRTPRNSEYSRWNNGKDLSFTPLRPDLVVEVRYEHMEGPRFRHTAQFNRWRPDRDPRSCTYAQLEEVVRFDLADVLGLS; encoded by the coding sequence ATGGACCTGCCCGTGATGCCGCCGGTCGCGCCGATGCTGGCCAAGTCGGTCAAGGAGATCCCCACCGGGGACCTCACCTACGAGCCCAAGTGGGACGGCTTCCGGTCGGTGATCTTCCGCGACGGGGACGAGGTCGAGATCGGCAGCCGCAACGGCAAGCCGATGACGCGCTACTTCCCCGAGGTCGTCGAGGCCGTCCTGGCGAGCTTTCCCGAGCGGGCGGTGATCGACGGCGAGATCGTCGTCGTCGACCCGGCGAGCGGTGAGCGGCTGGAGTTCGAGGTCCTGCAGCAGCGCATCCACCCGGCGGTCAGCCGCGTGACGAAGCTGTCGCAGGAGACGCCGGCCAGCTTCGTCGCCTTCGACCTGCTGGCGTGGGGTGACGAGGACTGGTCCGCTCGCCCGTACGCCGATCGCCGCGCTGCGCTTGAGCGGGCCCTCGCCGACGCGCAGCCGCCCGTGCACCTGACGCCGGTCACCACGGACCCCGCGGTCGCGCAGGAGTGGTTCACCCAGTTCGAGGGCGCCGGGCTCGACGGCGTCGTCGCCAAGCCGAACGCGCTGCGCTACTCCCCGGACAAGCGGGTGATGTTCAAGATCAAGCACGCGCGCACGGCCGACTGCGTGGTCGCCGGCTACCGGGTGCACAAGAGCGGTCCGGACAGCATCGGCTCGCTGCTGCTCGGCCTCTACGACGACGAGGGCCAGCTGGCCAACGTCGGCGTCATCGGCGCCTTCCCGGCCGCGCGGCGCAAGGAGCTCTTCACCGAGCTGCAGCCGCTGGTCACGACGTTCGACGAGCACCCCTGGGCCTGGGCCAAGCAGGAGGAGGGGACGCGGACGCCACGCAACAGCGAGTACAGCCGCTGGAACAACGGCAAGGACCTCTCCTTCACCCCGCTGCGCCCCGACCTCGTCGTCGAGGTCCGCTACGAGCACATGGAGGGCCCGCGGTTCCGCCACACCGCGCAGTTCAACCGCTGGCGCCCCGACCGCGACCCGCGCTCGTGCACGTACGCCCAGCTCGAGGAGGTCGTCCGCTTCGACCTCGCCGACGTCCTCGGCCTGTCCTGA